The following DNA comes from Hyphococcus flavus.
TTTATGCCGGTGGCGGCGATGATGTCATCATTGGCGGCTCGGGCGACGATATCATTGAGGGCGTCACTGGTGACGACACCCTGACGGGCGGCGCCGGCGCGGATGTTTTTGATTTTGATTTCACTGAAGATGTCAGCGTCAATGGCGATGTCATCACGGACTTCGAAAACATCGACGTCATCGACTTTTCGTCTATCAACGAGATCGGCGAAATTGGGGGAATTCAGGGGCTGGACCTTATATTTATCGGCAACGCCGCTTTTTCCGGCGCGGCCGGCGAATTCCGGTACGAGACTGGCGGCGGCCAAACGCAAATTCAGGTGGACGAAGACGGCGACGGAACGGCGGACCGGTTTGTTTTCATTACAAACGGCGAGTTCACGCTTTACGAAACCTTTTCGGATTCCGCCGTTCTTACGACGACTCTGATTGCGCCGACGGAAAACGCTGACACCATTGACGGCACGGTTTCAGACGATGTCATTGACGCCCTTGGCGGTAATGACACGGTCAACGGTCTGGGCGGCAATGACTTTCTGATCGGGCGCGCCGGCGACGACAGCCTGACCGGCGGTGATGGCAGCGATACTCTGTCCGGCGGCGACGGCGAAAATACGCTGCGGGGCGGCGATGGCGATGACATTCTTTTCATTGAGACCGGCTATGACGCCCTCATTGATGGTGGTTCTGGCGACCTGGATCGTTTCGATGTTGGTATTGAACAAGCTTCCGCCAGCTTTGTTTACGGTGCGGACCCGTCCGCCAATTTCAGTTTCACATACGGCCCGTCAAACAATTCAGTTCAGCTCATTGATGTCGAGCTGGTTCTCTTTTCATTGGACTCCGCCGGATACGTGAACCTTGTTCTCGGCGATAATGGCGCGAACACCCTTTCGCCCATTCATAATAATGACGCGCTGATATTCGCCGGCGATGGCGCCGATACGCTCACTGGCGATTTTGGCGACGATACGCTTTTTGGAGATGAGGGCGACGACAGTCTGACCGGCGGCGAGGGAAATGACTCCCTCATGGGCGGTGTGGGTCAGGACATGATTGAAGGCGGAATTGGTGAAGATATTATCGAAGGAGATTCCGGTCATGATTCTCTGTTCGGTTGCGCAGGTGACGACACAATTGACGGTGACGCCGGTTACGATTCCATAAATGGCGGTGAAGATAATGACAGCCTGTTGGGCGGCGACGGCGATGATAATCTTTCTGGGGGGAACGGTGTGGACTCGCTTGGTGGCGAGGCAGGAAACGATCTGCTTGAAGGCGAAGATGGTGCAGACAGTCTTTCTGGCGGTGCTGGCGCCGATACTCTGTATGGTGGGAATGACAACGACTTGCTCGAAGGCGACGGTGGAGATGATTATTTAAGAGGCGGAGCAGGCGCTGACACTTTGATTGGAGGCGATGGTTTTGATTCCGTTGAATATAGTGCCTCGACGGTCGCAATTTCTATCAACTTGGAAACGGGGGTCGCTACTGGCGGCGACGCCGAAGGCGACACTTTTTCTTCTATAGAAAGAATTTTTGGAAGTTCTTTCGCTGACACGCTTATTGGCGACGATGGCGACACCGAATTTCGAGTTAGTACAGGTGATTATGTGATTGGCGGGGGCGGCGCTGATTATTTTATACGATCAGCCGGGCAATCGCCGAAAGTTTCTTACATAACCTCTCCGGGCGCTGTTCATATCGACTTAACGCAGGGCGTCATTCAAGGATTTGACGCTGAAGGGGATAGTTTTAGTGGGATCGATGTCTTTGAAGGCTCGATGTATGACGATACGCTCATCGTTGCTCGTGGCGAATTATACGGACAAGATGGAGATGATCTGCTTGCGGGCGATCCGTCAGACGGTTTGGCTAACGAAATTCTGAGCGGAGGTAATGGAAACGATACGCTTTATGGGTATCGCGGTTTCGACGATCTTTTTGGCGATGATGGCGACGATCTAATATTCGGTGGTGATCATCGTGATCTTATAGAAGGCGGGGCGGGATCTGATTCCATTAATGGTGGTGAAGACAACGATACGATTGATGGTAATTCAGGCGACGACCACCTGGTTGGTTCGGCTGGCAATGATACGATCGGCGGCGGCGCCGGTCTCGACGTGATCTACGGCGGTTCCGGCGAAGACGTGCTGACCGGCGGTGCAGATGCGGATTTTCTCTCCGGCGGGGTGAACAACGACATCCTTGATGCTGGCGACGGCGATGACGAGGCCGCTGGCGGCGCTAACAACGACCTCGTCATGGGCGGTGCGGGCAACGATACGATCTACGGCGCGAAGCGCGTCGACACGCTCGAAGGCGGCGACGGCGATGACATCGTGTCAGGCGCCGCGGATAACGATTTCATCGATGGCGGCATTGGCGACGATACGATTTTCGGGGGACGGCAAAACGACCTGATCGCCGGCGGCGCAGGCGACGATTTGTTTCTTTACAATCACGGCGGCGATTATGACGTCATCACCGACTTCACAGCCGGCGCCGGGACCGAGGACGTGATCCAGCTCAATAATTTTGGGTCAAGCTTCGATACCTTTGCGGAAGTGACCGCCGCGGCGGTGGAGCCCGACGGCGATACCTACATCGATTTCGGCGATGGCGATATTATTATTCTTCGGGACGTTCTGATAGCCGATCTCCACGAAGACGATTTCGTCTTTGGGTAGGGGCGAGCGTATTGGTTGGTCTCTTCAGAGACGATCAGGAACAAATCGTGGACATTCCATGCAGTCGATCTCACGAATGTTTGAACGGGGATGAGCGTATTCACTGTTAAGCTGGTTGGACATATCACGCGGGCATGAGTTCTAGGGAGGGGCGCGATGCCAGTTCAACTAAATACCGGGCAGCAAACTGTTTATGCCGCCCCAACCCTGATCGATGAGACTGACGGCATTGGCATTTCGGAATTGGCGGGAATTATCGGGTTCAACCGGGTGCCGCCTGATCATAACGGCGCTGTTGGTCAAGATCATGTCGTTTCCGTGCTTAACCACGTCATGCAAATCTATGACAAGAGCGGTGATCTACTCTCCACTCAAACGCTGGATTCTCTTTTCGGTGTCGTGCCAGGCGCGTTTGTGCTGCCTGTCGATCCGAACATACTTTATGATCCTTATACAGATCGATTTGTCTATGTCTCGTTTGAAGTCACCGGCATAGACGGGTCTGGATCAAACCCTTCGAATGACGTCATTCAACTGAATGTGGCCGTGTCGAAGACAGGCAATCCGCTGGACGGCTGGCATGTTCAATCAATCGACGCAAAAACTGTTGTTGGCGGGGAAAACACCTGGAGCGATTATCCCGGTATCGCGGTTGACGGTGAGGCGATCTATATCTCGGCCAATATGTTCCAGTTCGACCCTGGCTCTGACGGACAGGTGAGCTTCGCCGGTAACCGGCTGTGGATTGTCGATAAAGGCGAGGGCGGCGGCGGGCTATATGATGGCGGCGCTATATCATTTACGAAGCATGACCCTGTCGCCGAGGCTGGCGGCGGCGCGTTCAACGCCACCTTGATGCCTGTGCGGTATGCGAATGATTCCCTTGGCGGTCCTGGCGTGTTTTTAGCCTCGGCAAGCGGGGCGTCTAATGGCGTAAATGAAATACTTCAGGTCTTTCATGTAACAGACCCTTTGGGCACGCCCGACTTTTCAGTACAACAAATTTCCCTGGGCGACGTCAGCAATGAAAATGCCGGATTTTTACCACAGGCGACGCAACTCGGCACCAACATCGTGCTCGGTTCGGGCGATCCGCGCATTAATTCCGGCGGCGCGGTTTGGTTTGAAGGAAAAATCTATCTTACATTCTCCGTCTCTCCAAAGTTCGGGCCGAACTCCAGTCAAACCACGACTCATTGGGTAGAGCTTGATGCAACATCGCCTGCTGCAATTTCACTATTGCAGCAAGGCAATATTGGCGGTGAGGACATCGCGCCCGGAACGCACACATTTCATTCATCAATCAATGTAAACAAAGATGGTTCTGTCCTGATCAATTTTTCGGCTTCTGGACCTTCGATCTATCCGGGCGCTTATTATGCGATCCGCGGAGCTGACGATCCGATTGGAGAGTTTGGCCCGGCGCAAACGCTCAGTCCGGGCATTGACTATTATTTCCGCAACCGGCTTGGCGAAGGCATCAGTTCACAGACGACTAATCGCTGGGGTGACTTCTCAGGTGTAAGCGTTGACCCTGTTGATGGAACGACATTCTGGTTTTTCAACCAGTTTGCAGATACCAGAGGATCGCCCAATGCAGCGGGGCAGGATGGACGGTGGCGTGTTGTTCTGGGCAGTGCGCGCCCGACTGTTCAGAATTTTCAGTTTGATGCAAACGATACCAATGAAAATTTCTATGGTGGTCTTGGCGTTGACGCGATCCAGTTGAATGCTTTGTCTACAAACACACGTGTGGACATTACTGAAAATGGCGACGGATCTCTGAACGCGGCATTCGGCGACACGGCGAGCGGAACCGCGCGCGGGTATTTCGTGGAGGCAATCGTATTCAACGGCGGCGCAGGTGATGACACCGTATCGGTTGACGGCGCATTTACTCCTGCGCAACTGGCGGACAGAGCCGTTTTTGCGAGCGGCGGCGGCGGCGTTGATCTGTTAACGGCTGCGGCGCTTTTGACAGACATTGGCGTTGAATTTTATGGCGGTGATGGTGAAGACATCCTGATTGGCGGTTTGGGGAATGATTTTCTGCTCGGTCAGAACGATGACGACGCAATCACAGGCGCCGATGGAAATGATTCAATTAACGGCAATGCTGGCGATGATTCAATTGAAGGCAATGCAGGAAGTGATGTTCTTGTTGGTTCTACCGGGGAAGATACGATTTCAGGGAGTGACGGCGTAGATCTGATTTATGGCGGAACCGGCAATGATATTTTGTCCGGAGGCAACGAGAGCGATTACCTGTCCGGCGGCATTAACAACGACATTCTAGATGCTGGTGATGGCGACGACGAGGCTGCCGGCGGCGCCAACAACGATTCCGTCATGGGCGGCTTGGGGAACGATACCCTTTATGGCGCTAAGCGGGTTGATACGGTAGAGGGCGGCGACGGAGACGATATCGTTTCAGGAGCCGCAGACAATGACTTTCTGGATGGTGGCGATGGAAACGATCTCCTATTTGGCGGCGTGCAGAATGATCGCATCACTGGCGGGGCAGGCAATGACACGTTCCTTTATAACGCCGGTAACGACATCGATCTCATTACCGATTTTGTCGCCGGCGCCGGCACGGAAGACGTCATCCAGTTAAACAATTTCGGCGCTGACTTTGATGAATTCGCCGAAGTGATCGCCGCCGCCATCGATGACGGCACAGATACGACTATCAACTTCGGTTCGGGGAACCTGATTATTCTCTATAATGTCGTTGTCGCGGACCTCCACGAGGATGATTTCATATTCGGCTAAGAGGGCCAGTAGGCTATTTTTCTTATGGCTGCGTGACTGCGCAGGATTTAGAATGATGCGCTGAAGCCCAGACCGAACCAGAAACCGCTCGGCTCCGTCGTTACAGTTGGCGGCGTGGTGTCGTCAAATATTGAGCCGCCTGGTATGTCCGATCCGCCATATCGCGCGCCGACATAGAAAGAACCGTTGTTGGAAAACGCATAGGAAAGATCCGCCGTGGCGAGACCGTAAAGATAATCACCCGGTCCGTCCGGTATGACATAGCCGAGAGACCCGCCGAGGTCTAAGCTCAATTTCTCGGCGACTGGAACGGAATATGAAGCGCCGCCTTCAACGGTCGTCGTATCTAGCATGAAGTCGCGATAGACATAGGCTGTCGGAGACAGGGGAATGTCGAAGGACAAGCCGCTGAAGATCTCCACCGTATTGGCGCTGTCGTCGAAAAATCCGCTCTGTGCATCCGGGTATGTGTAGTAGGTCAAACCTATGTCGAACGAAATGATTTCATTTATCGAGGTGTTGTATCCCGCGAATATGTCGAGTTCGTCGCCATAGGGAATATCGTCATCGCCTATGGGTAGCGCCAGCCACGCGCCGCCGTAAAAGTTTCCATAGGTCAGGGTGACCGCCGGTTGAATACTGGCTTCTTGTAATTGAACGCCGCGAAAGACGTATCGAGACTCAAACGCAACATCTGCCGATAACTCCAGCGATTGTGCTTGAGCGGAATGTGCAAGAGCGGACAACGCAATAGCGCCGTAGAGTGAGCGCAACATAGACTCCTCCGATCACCACGTGTTTAAAACGCGGTATGCTGAAAAAACGATTGGGTTACGGACGAAATCTGCAACACGAGTGTGCGGCGCACAATGCGACTCTTAACCAAATTAGCAGGAAATGCGAAAAGTTAGCTATTTTACCTATAACAATGGAATTAAATGTCACTAAACTGGCGTAAAATAGCGGTTATGGAGGGGCATTTTCGCCTATGCAGCATATTTTGGTTGCGTTGCAAAATCATGCTGGTTAGCCTTTGACTCGAATCAAGCAGCATCCGCCTGTTGATTTTTGATGCAATTAAGACCGGCAAAAAGAGGGCGTACTGATGAAATACATAATTGCGGTTGTTAAGCCGCATCGCCTTGAAGACATAAGGACGGCGCTTACGGCTATGGGCGTTGAAGGGCTTACGGTGTCAGACGTTAAGGGGTTCGGCCGTCAAAAGGGGCACAGCGAAGTCTATCGAGGCGCGGAGTACCAGGTTGATTTTGTGCCGAAGGTAAAACTCGAAATTGCGATCGCCGCTAGTGAAGTGACGAAAGTCATTGAGGCTATTTGCGGTGCTGCAAAGACGGATCGCATCGGTGATGGAAAAATCTTTGTACTGGACCTTGAAGACGCCGTGCGCGTGAGGACTGGTGAAACCGGTGCAGCAGCAATTTAAGACTGGACGGGGCATGAATATCGTGAAAATCAAAATAAAATTTCTCGTCGTATTTACGGCAGCCTATTTTGCGTGCGTGTCTGGCGTCGGCGCTCAGGAAGCAGCAGATGCTGCGTTGGCTGTACCGGCGCCGTCTGACGGATCTGCGTTTGTATTCAACACGCTGTTGTTTCTCGTGTCCGGCATGGTTGTCATGTTTATGGCGGCTGGATTTTGCATGCTGGAAGCTGGTCTGGTTCGCTCAAAGAACGCCGCCACTATATGTGTAAAGAACATTGCGCTTTTTTCCGTCGCAGGCCTGATGGTGTATTTTATCGGCTATGATCTCATCTATGGCGTCGCCGAAGGCGGGGTCATCGCGCCGCTGAATATTTTCTGGGGCGGGGATGAAAGCGAGGCGCTCAGCAATGGTTACTCGGCGCATTCGGACTGGTTTTTTCAGATGGTGTTTGTTGCGACGGCGGCGTCTATTGTTTCCGGCACGCTGGCGGAACGCATAAAGCTTTTTCCGTTCCTGGTTTTCGTCGCGGTCTTGACTGGCATTATCTATCCGATCCAGGCGAGTTGGGTCTGGGGCGAGGGCTGGCTTGACGCCCGGTTTGATGATTTCGCCGGTTCAACGCTGGTTCATTCGACCGGCGGCTGGGCGGCGCTGGCTGGCGCTTTGGTGCTCGGCGCGCGTAACGGTAAATATGTCAGTGGAAGGGTCGCTCCTATCCCAGGCTCTTCATTGCCTCTGGCGACGCTGGGCACGTTTATTCTCTGGCTCGGCTGGTTTGGATTTAATGGCGGTTCTCAACTCGCGCTCGGAACGATCCCGCATGCGACAGATGTGTCAAAGATATTCGTTAACACCAACATGGGGGCGTGCGGCGGCGTTGTCGCGGCGCTGCTTTTAACGCAAGCGTTGTACAAGAAAGTGGATCTAACGATTGTCTTGAATGGCGCCATCGGCGGGCTTGTCTCAATCACGGCGGAACCATTGCAACCAGCGGTCTGGGTTGCGGTTTTGATCGGCGCTGTCGGCGGTGTTATAGTGACGCTGGCTGTGCCGGTTCTGGATAAGTTAAAGATCGATGATGTTGTCGGCGCGATCCCTGCGCACTTATTTTGCGGCATATGGGGTACGCTCATCGTCCCGCTCAGCAACAGCGAGGTGACATTCTTCGGCCAATTGACGGGCGTGGTCGTGATAGGCGTCTTTGTATTTACACTCAGCTTGTTGTTCTGGCTGGCGCTTAAATATACCCTTGGCGTCAGGGCAAGCGATGAACATGAGCGAATGGGCCTTGATAAGGCGGAGCTGGGCCTTGAGGCCTATCCGGAATTTGCGAAGGGTTAAACCAAATCGGCGGAGGCTCACATTAAAGAGCATATGTTGAAATTCGTTTCGCGGGAACGTGAAACGCC
Coding sequences within:
- a CDS encoding calcium-binding protein, yielding MFIEGTSGDDSLDGTSGDDIITGLGGDDTLNGGEGNDTVVGGADSDTVNGGNGDDFLSDGEGDDVVNGGTGDDTIASGLGTDTLDGGDGFDTVEITRSGASVDLTIGASTIEDANLNDDDVFSNIERVEVFISRAEVFDDTLNGAAATASLSLYAGGGDDVIIGGSGDDIIEGVTGDDTLTGGAGADVFDFDFTEDVSVNGDVITDFENIDVIDFSSINEIGEIGGIQGLDLIFIGNAAFSGAAGEFRYETGGGQTQIQVDEDGDGTADRFVFITNGEFTLYETFSDSAVLTTTLIAPTENADTIDGTVSDDVIDALGGNDTVNGLGGNDFLIGRAGDDSLTGGDGSDTLSGGDGENTLRGGDGDDILFIETGYDALIDGGSGDLDRFDVGIEQASASFVYGADPSANFSFTYGPSNNSVQLIDVELVLFSLDSAGYVNLVLGDNGANTLSPIHNNDALIFAGDGADTLTGDFGDDTLFGDEGDDSLTGGEGNDSLMGGVGQDMIEGGIGEDIIEGDSGHDSLFGCAGDDTIDGDAGYDSINGGEDNDSLLGGDGDDNLSGGNGVDSLGGEAGNDLLEGEDGADSLSGGAGADTLYGGNDNDLLEGDGGDDYLRGGAGADTLIGGDGFDSVEYSASTVAISINLETGVATGGDAEGDTFSSIERIFGSSFADTLIGDDGDTEFRVSTGDYVIGGGGADYFIRSAGQSPKVSYITSPGAVHIDLTQGVIQGFDAEGDSFSGIDVFEGSMYDDTLIVARGELYGQDGDDLLAGDPSDGLANEILSGGNGNDTLYGYRGFDDLFGDDGDDLIFGGDHRDLIEGGAGSDSINGGEDNDTIDGNSGDDHLVGSAGNDTIGGGAGLDVIYGGSGEDVLTGGADADFLSGGVNNDILDAGDGDDEAAGGANNDLVMGGAGNDTIYGAKRVDTLEGGDGDDIVSGAADNDFIDGGIGDDTIFGGRQNDLIAGGAGDDLFLYNHGGDYDVITDFTAGAGTEDVIQLNNFGSSFDTFAEVTAAAVEPDGDTYIDFGDGDIIILRDVLIADLHEDDFVFG
- a CDS encoding ammonium transporter, with the translated sequence MNIVKIKIKFLVVFTAAYFACVSGVGAQEAADAALAVPAPSDGSAFVFNTLLFLVSGMVVMFMAAGFCMLEAGLVRSKNAATICVKNIALFSVAGLMVYFIGYDLIYGVAEGGVIAPLNIFWGGDESEALSNGYSAHSDWFFQMVFVATAASIVSGTLAERIKLFPFLVFVAVLTGIIYPIQASWVWGEGWLDARFDDFAGSTLVHSTGGWAALAGALVLGARNGKYVSGRVAPIPGSSLPLATLGTFILWLGWFGFNGGSQLALGTIPHATDVSKIFVNTNMGACGGVVAALLLTQALYKKVDLTIVLNGAIGGLVSITAEPLQPAVWVAVLIGAVGGVIVTLAVPVLDKLKIDDVVGAIPAHLFCGIWGTLIVPLSNSEVTFFGQLTGVVVIGVFVFTLSLLFWLALKYTLGVRASDEHERMGLDKAELGLEAYPEFAKG
- a CDS encoding calcium-binding protein, with product MPVQLNTGQQTVYAAPTLIDETDGIGISELAGIIGFNRVPPDHNGAVGQDHVVSVLNHVMQIYDKSGDLLSTQTLDSLFGVVPGAFVLPVDPNILYDPYTDRFVYVSFEVTGIDGSGSNPSNDVIQLNVAVSKTGNPLDGWHVQSIDAKTVVGGENTWSDYPGIAVDGEAIYISANMFQFDPGSDGQVSFAGNRLWIVDKGEGGGGLYDGGAISFTKHDPVAEAGGGAFNATLMPVRYANDSLGGPGVFLASASGASNGVNEILQVFHVTDPLGTPDFSVQQISLGDVSNENAGFLPQATQLGTNIVLGSGDPRINSGGAVWFEGKIYLTFSVSPKFGPNSSQTTTHWVELDATSPAAISLLQQGNIGGEDIAPGTHTFHSSINVNKDGSVLINFSASGPSIYPGAYYAIRGADDPIGEFGPAQTLSPGIDYYFRNRLGEGISSQTTNRWGDFSGVSVDPVDGTTFWFFNQFADTRGSPNAAGQDGRWRVVLGSARPTVQNFQFDANDTNENFYGGLGVDAIQLNALSTNTRVDITENGDGSLNAAFGDTASGTARGYFVEAIVFNGGAGDDTVSVDGAFTPAQLADRAVFASGGGGVDLLTAAALLTDIGVEFYGGDGEDILIGGLGNDFLLGQNDDDAITGADGNDSINGNAGDDSIEGNAGSDVLVGSTGEDTISGSDGVDLIYGGTGNDILSGGNESDYLSGGINNDILDAGDGDDEAAGGANNDSVMGGLGNDTLYGAKRVDTVEGGDGDDIVSGAADNDFLDGGDGNDLLFGGVQNDRITGGAGNDTFLYNAGNDIDLITDFVAGAGTEDVIQLNNFGADFDEFAEVIAAAIDDGTDTTINFGSGNLIILYNVVVADLHEDDFIFG
- a CDS encoding P-II family nitrogen regulator; translated protein: MKYIIAVVKPHRLEDIRTALTAMGVEGLTVSDVKGFGRQKGHSEVYRGAEYQVDFVPKVKLEIAIAASEVTKVIEAICGAAKTDRIGDGKIFVLDLEDAVRVRTGETGAAAI
- a CDS encoding TorF family putative porin, with amino-acid sequence MLRSLYGAIALSALAHSAQAQSLELSADVAFESRYVFRGVQLQEASIQPAVTLTYGNFYGGAWLALPIGDDDIPYGDELDIFAGYNTSINEIISFDIGLTYYTYPDAQSGFFDDSANTVEIFSGLSFDIPLSPTAYVYRDFMLDTTTVEGGASYSVPVAEKLSLDLGGSLGYVIPDGPGDYLYGLATADLSYAFSNNGSFYVGARYGGSDIPGGSIFDDTTPPTVTTEPSGFWFGLGFSASF